From Chelatococcus sp. YT9, a single genomic window includes:
- a CDS encoding electron transfer flavoprotein subunit beta/FixA family protein, whose product MKILVPVKRVVDYNVKIRVKGDGSGVDLANVKMSMNPFDEIAVEEALRLKEAGKATEVVAVSIGPAQSAETIRTALAMGADRGILIKAEGRVEPLAVAKLLKAIVAKEEPGLVILGKQAIDDDSNQTGQMLAALLGWAQGTFASKVEIGDGTVDVTREVDGGLQTVGLKMPAIVTTDLRLNEPRYASLPNIMKAKKKPLDETTPEALGVDVTPRLTIVKTSEPAERKAGVKVASVADLVDKLKNEAGVL is encoded by the coding sequence ATGAAGATCCTAGTGCCAGTGAAGCGAGTGGTAGACTACAACGTGAAGATCCGCGTCAAGGGCGACGGGTCTGGCGTTGATCTGGCCAACGTGAAGATGTCGATGAACCCGTTCGACGAGATCGCGGTGGAAGAAGCGCTGCGGTTGAAGGAAGCCGGCAAGGCGACCGAGGTCGTGGCGGTCTCAATCGGCCCGGCTCAGTCGGCTGAGACAATCCGGACGGCACTCGCGATGGGAGCCGATCGGGGCATTCTCATCAAGGCGGAGGGGCGTGTCGAGCCATTGGCGGTGGCCAAGCTTCTCAAGGCGATCGTCGCCAAGGAAGAGCCCGGCCTGGTCATTCTCGGCAAGCAGGCGATCGACGACGATTCCAACCAGACCGGCCAGATGCTCGCAGCGCTCCTGGGGTGGGCGCAGGGCACCTTCGCGTCGAAGGTCGAGATCGGCGACGGCACGGTCGACGTGACCCGCGAAGTCGACGGCGGCCTGCAGACCGTCGGCCTGAAGATGCCGGCGATCGTGACGACGGATCTCCGGCTCAATGAGCCGCGCTATGCCTCGCTGCCGAACATCATGAAGGCGAAGAAAAAGCCGCTCGACGAAACGACGCCCGAGGCGCTCGGCGTGGACGTGACGCCGCGGCTGACGATCGTAAAGACGAGCGAGCCGGCGGAGCGCAAGGCAGGCGTGAAGGTCGCATCGGTGGCCGATCTCGTCGACAAGCTCAAGAACGAGGCAGGAGTGCTCTGA